The following are encoded in a window of Chloroflexota bacterium genomic DNA:
- a CDS encoding sulfatase-like hydrolase/transferase encodes MQPQNLLVIMSDEHNARVLGCAGHPLVQTPHLDALAARGTRFTNASCNIPICVPSRASFLTGRYGHEIGAWDNAMPYTGDAAPSWGHRLGALGRQVTTIGKLHYRNTRDDIGLPDQRLPLHVMFERGDAFGSIRWNMPRARRQLENVHAAGPGDSEYLRFDAAIADEACTWLRDESGRHEEPWCLFVSFTLPHFPLIAPPSDFARYPLHDVPLPIQWQPDEWPDHPHVSAFREARIFTPGDFPGEEPTRRAIAAYLGMCTYLDRQIGRVLDALEARGLADRTRVIYTSDHGETLGDYGLWGKSVMYDSAVAAPLILAGPDVPMGAVRDVSVSLVDAFPTICEGVGVPLEAADADLPGMSLWPLARGEGPASRTTFAEYHASGSVSGAFMLRDERWKYVHFHGFPPQLFDLANDPEERHDLAGDPAYAGDLQRFEAQLRTIVDPEAVEAEAKAAQRRLVERSGGEAAVRAAGPQINFTRAPEHFR; translated from the coding sequence ATGCAACCCCAGAACCTGCTCGTCATCATGTCGGACGAGCACAACGCGCGCGTGCTCGGCTGCGCCGGGCATCCGCTGGTCCAGACGCCGCATCTCGACGCGCTGGCGGCCCGCGGCACACGCTTCACCAACGCCTCGTGCAACATCCCCATCTGCGTGCCGTCGCGGGCCAGCTTCCTCACCGGGCGCTACGGCCACGAGATTGGCGCCTGGGATAACGCCATGCCCTATACCGGCGACGCGGCGCCAAGCTGGGGCCACCGGCTGGGCGCCCTCGGCCGCCAGGTCACCACCATCGGCAAGCTGCACTACCGCAACACGCGCGACGACATCGGCTTGCCGGACCAGCGCCTTCCCTTGCACGTGATGTTCGAGCGCGGCGACGCGTTCGGCTCGATTCGCTGGAACATGCCGCGCGCGCGCCGCCAGCTCGAGAACGTTCACGCCGCCGGGCCGGGCGATTCGGAATACCTGCGCTTCGACGCCGCCATCGCCGACGAGGCCTGCACCTGGCTGCGGGACGAGTCTGGACGGCACGAGGAGCCCTGGTGCCTCTTCGTCTCCTTCACGCTGCCGCATTTTCCGCTGATCGCGCCGCCGTCCGACTTCGCGCGCTACCCACTGCACGACGTGCCGCTGCCGATCCAGTGGCAGCCCGACGAATGGCCAGATCATCCGCACGTATCGGCATTCCGCGAGGCGCGGATATTCACGCCCGGCGACTTCCCGGGCGAGGAGCCCACGCGCCGCGCCATCGCCGCCTACCTGGGCATGTGCACCTATCTCGACCGGCAGATCGGCCGCGTGCTGGACGCGCTGGAGGCGCGCGGCCTGGCCGACCGCACCCGTGTGATCTACACCAGCGACCACGGCGAGACCCTGGGCGACTACGGACTCTGGGGCAAGAGCGTGATGTACGACAGCGCGGTAGCTGCGCCGCTGATCCTGGCCGGACCCGACGTGCCAATGGGCGCGGTGCGCGACGTGAGCGTCTCGCTGGTCGACGCCTTTCCGACCATTTGCGAGGGGGTTGGCGTGCCGCTCGAAGCCGCCGACGCCGACCTGCCCGGCATGTCGCTGTGGCCGCTGGCGCGGGGCGAGGGGCCGGCGTCGCGCACGACGTTCGCCGAATATCACGCCAGCGGCTCGGTGTCGGGCGCCTTCATGCTGCGCGACGAGCGCTGGAAGTACGTGCACTTCCACGGCTTTCCGCCGCAACTCTTCGACCTGGCGAACGACCCGGAGGAGCGTCACGACCTGGCGGGCGATCCGGCGTACGCAGGCGATCTGCAGCGCTTCGAGGCGCAGTTGCGCACGATCGTCGATCCCGAGGCCGTCGAGGCCGAGGCCAAGGCGGCCCAGCGCCGGCTGGTGGAGCGCAGCGGCGGCGAGGCCGCTGTCCGCGCCGCCGGCCCGCAGATCAACTTCACCCGCGCGCCGGAGCATTTCCGGTAG